The following proteins are co-located in the Halictus rubicundus isolate RS-2024b chromosome 1, iyHalRubi1_principal, whole genome shotgun sequence genome:
- the LOC143355455 gene encoding leucine-rich repeat-containing protein 51 yields MDVSNPYEDELSRYKRNERQEMMIAAPLDLSFKKATTMRGMPLIQVTFVFLRTKRLNKNRFIPRELADKRPQAVRTGKIPLRTPTDRFVTCSFWLSHNALTSMDGFESLTQKLLDDPAYLSWIDLSFNEIKNIGDDITKFPNLKIVYLHGNDISNINDVVKLKNLQNLRSLTLHGNPIENLPYYRGYIVHILPQLSSLDFSAILSVEKKRAPPAGFYKMIYGAT; encoded by the coding sequence ATGGATGTTTCCAATCCGTACGAAGACGAGCTTTCTCGTTACAAACGAAATGAACGGCAAGAAATGATGATAGCTGCGCCATTGGATTTGTCATTTAAAAAAGCAACAACCATGAGAGGTATGCCATTAATTCAAGTAACATTTGTGTTTTTGAGAACGAAAAGGTTGaacaaaaatcgttttattccaAGAGAATTGGCAGACAAACGTCCGCAAGCAGTGCGAACAGGTAAAATCCCGTTGCGAACTCCTACAGACCGATTCGTAACGTGTTCATTCTGGTTAAGCCATAATGCGTTAACTTCGATGGACGGATTTGAGAGTCTCACGCAGAAACTTCTCGATGATCCTGCGTACCTCAGCTGGATTGATCTTTCTTTTAACGAAATTAAGAATATCGGCGAtgacattacaaaatttccgaATCTAAAGATCGTGTATTTACACGGGAACGATATATCGAATATCAATGACgttgtgaaattaaaaaatttgcaaaacctTCGGTCTTTAACGCTGCACGGAAATCCCATAGAAAATCTTCCATATTACAGAGGATATATCGTTCATATCCTTCCGCAATTATCATCGTTAGATTTTTCTGCTATACTCTCTGTCGAGAAGAAGAGAGCACCGCCAGCTGGATTCTATAAAATGATATACGGCGCTACATGA
- the LOC143355465 gene encoding BLOC-2 complex member HPS3: MVRVITVHNFLGQHIAQIEESTASCIANASGREMLLLALSTHCVEVWELTMSDVKLHTVFPTVDMISQMVHCTKGDYVVTLESKYARDGSINSETGKATNNFVRIYVNWAIVKDQSQPMRARIAGRVTPSLNRPLNSLEMIELPLSVQPTLIACCQSTGNLLVAAGNSAILHEFKVETQQVSKMKFIDFEARPWSLGFSFCPTYMEIVEDFIAVMNKSNLCVFRLTNSMYEDIDQLSSLTSTNSSSIDKTSISTDSSLVEYSNSMGNQDENTILQTTNTKHRNSTQDLHYVGSETNDTKSKKKRKNSKTSIWYKLETGDFNTLKCNNNKAIIDLDRLAHNEKDELHRLIAQDVIDGSSQSFTINFPSISLERAGPGHTLSPFILNPSDVRVIIKTNSPDLGWSENYTIKNLLSLKIVAVNNNSKFDGSSELFSCLLLKPLYMRKECNSSCLKKSILRSEKYRYLQGVSCFLCTLQEGYLYHFSATSSNPTDATCLTTYPFTAPVNCVALEHTALHALTEAGLESYTLRLSHHIARTSNNLENYKVTCPGVAEPVCLIGLRPFLGIQQLLHSKSYLILLAKADNSWTLYSLILPKLENLYYDVLNAARSHKASSPGTYRHLLGEAHALIRLAKDTVCNALENEEVDDATNKNGMKAKNLYNQSCALLADYYIRSEYESDWDLCIPYYKMSGLKPAEVLSRKSSKDAPGLVTFLTEILLTLKSGSEADALFQGFNIVEIICKLKKGDLLKLIFGSPVLREYTTEKLIHLLLLYETDELVKLALAVLYIQAEKQEQAGKVLEPVSSHCIKRVIIEHWDLLFDMTAMRKRSPMIPTFSDFAGMLMRQKNLTFVEILIQIIEDDGILSLHQIIQVFLEYLPSRVGRDGHYAALALQLFLEKYLHNYFSTKLITDSSAINKNQICTDFALVEAFKLLVRSYLGKLSQTKVYKLESKESIDENYNNFIFSKFRPDYLDRMPPYAKDYQKMLNANNLKDLANIDKTENEKDIPAELFKLQWLLSCDFVPNECFHEVKQFLETQEVEGSLSLKTLCIQDTEEVTAMLMENCPQAVVQYAKDVYTNETEWKYLIDLTQKKIAASNMREELHCLYTQIMKEILNYLPHTLSLDGLQRIVPKDDIIAFQKCTEMCTQVMHAEQVKSLMMETGQQLLSTLKL, encoded by the exons ATGGTGCGTGTAATCACAGTACATAATTTCCTGGGACAACACATTGCTCAGATCGAGGAGTCGACTGCCAGCTGCATAGCCAATGCATCTGGACGTGAAATGCTCCTCCTAGCACTTTCGACTCATTGTGTCGAAGTATGGGAATTGACGATGTCCGATGTGAAACTGCATACTGTATTTCCAACGGTCGACATGATCAGTCAAATGGTACACTGTACCAAAGGTGACTATGTGGTCACGCTAGAATCAAAATATGCTAGGGATGGAAGTATTAATAGTGAGACAGGAAAAGCaactaataattttgttagaaTCTATGTCAACTGGGCTATAGTGAAAGACCAAAGTCAACCCATGCGTGCTAGAATTGCAGGACGTGTTACTCCAAGCTTAAATCGGCCTCTGAATAGCTTAGAGATGATAGAGCTACCGTTAAGCGTGCAGCCCACATTAATCGCCTGTTGCCAAAGCACTGGCAATCTTTTGGTAGCAGCAGGAAACAGTGCTATTCTGCATGAGTTCAAAGTTGAGACGCAACAAGTCTCCAAAATGAAATTCATTGATTTTGAGGCAAGACCATGGTCTTTAGGGTTCTCCTTCTGTCCTACATACATGGAGATCGTTGAAGACTTTATTGCTGTAATGAATAAATCAAACTTATGTGTTTTTAGGCTTACTAATTCAATGTACGAAGATATTGATCAATTGAGCTCTCTAACTTCTACAAATTCTTCATCCATCGACAAGACATCCATATCCACAGACTCCTCCCTTGTGGAGTACAGCAACAGTATGGGAAACCAAGACGAGAACACGATACTGCAGACAACAAATACAAAACACAGAAACTCTACGCAGGATCTTCATTATGTTGGATCAGAAACCAATGAtacaaaatctaaaaaaaaacgtAAGAATTCTAAAACAAGCATATGGTATAAACTAGAAACAGGAGATTTCAACACACTAAAATGCAACAATAACAAAGCTATTATAGATTTGGATCGTTTAGCGCACAACGAGAAAGACGAATTGCACAGATTAATTGCACAGGACGTAATCGATGGGAGTTCACAATCGTTCACTATCAATTTCCCATCAATTAGTTTAGAAAGAGCAGGTCCAGGACATACTCTAAGCCCGTTTATATTGAATCCATCGGATGTGAGGGTCATTATTAAAACGAATTCTCCAGATTTAGGTTGGTCGGAGAATTacacaataaaaaatttattgtcCCTGAAAATTGTAGCAGttaataataattcgaaatTCGACGGAAGCTCCGAATTGTTCAGCTGCTTGTTGCTGAAGCCACTGTACATGAGAAAGGAATGCAACAGTTCCTGCTTGAAGAAATCGATCCTCAGGTCAGAGAAGTACAGGTACTTGCAGGGTGTAAGCTGTTTCCTGTGCACGCTGCAAGAAGGATATCTTTACCACTTCTCTGCAACTAGTTCGAATCCCACGGATGCAACTTGCTTAACAACTTATCCATTCACTGCTCCTGTTAATTGCGTCGCTTTGGAGCACACTGCCCTTCATGCCCTAACTGAGGCAGGTCTGGAATCCTATACTTTACGTTTGTCTCATCACATCGCTAGAACGTCGAACAACCTGGAAAATTACAAAGTTACATGTCCCGGCGTTGCAGAACCCGTTTGTTTAATCGGCTTACGACCATTTTTAGGAATACAGCAACTATTACACAGTAAAAGCTACTTAATTCTCCTAGCAAAGGCGGATAACTCATGGACACTGTACTCCTTGATCCTACCAAAGCTGGAAAACTTGTATTACGACGTTTTAAACGCGGCAAGAAGTCACAAAGCCTCCAGTCCTGGAACTTACAGGCATTTGCTCGGGGAAGCTCATGCTCTGATACGTTTAGCTAAGGACACTGTATGCAATGCTTTGGAGAACGAGGAGGTCGACGACGCAACGAATAAGAATGGGATGAAAGCGAAGAATTTGTACAACCAATCCTGTGCACTGCTCGCTGATTATTATATTAGATCGGAGTACGAATCGGACTGGGATCTTTGTATACCGTACTATAAAATGTCTGGGTTGAAGCCTGCGGAAGTCTTATCCAGAAAATCGAGCAAGGATGCTCCAGGTCTTGTTACTTTCTTAACAGAGATTTTACTGACTCTGAAGAGCGGCTCGGAAGCCGATGCGTTGTTCCAGGGGTTCAATATCGTGGAGATAATCTGCAAACTTAAAAAAGGCGACTTGCTCAAATTAATCTTTGGCAGCCCCGTCCTTCGCGAGTATACCACAGAGAAGTTGATACATCTTTTACTGTTGTACGAGACCGATGAGTTAGTTAAATTAGCTTTAGCAGTTTTGTACATTCAAGCGGAGAAGCAAGAGCAAGCGGGAAAGGTTCTCGAGCCTGTCTCCTCGCATTGCATCAAAAGAGTGATCATCGAACATTGGGACTTATTATTCGACATGACTGCCATGAGAAAAAGAAGCCCTATGATCCCGACGTTCTCCGATTTCGCTGGCATGTTGATGCGTCAGAAAAATTTAACGTTCGTCGAGATTCTGATACAGATCATCGAAGACGACGGAATCTTATCTCTGCATCAGATTATACAGGTGTTTTTGGAGTATCTACCCTCGAGGGTGGGTCGGGATGGCCATTATGCCGCGCTGGCGTTGCAGCTTTTCCTCGAGAAGTATCTGCACAATTACTTTAGTACAAAGCTGATCACGGACTCATCTGCTATAAACAAGAATCAAATATGCACGGACTTTGCCCTGGTCGAAGCGTTCAAGCTGCTGGTACGCTCATACCTCGGCAAACTATCTCAGACCAAGGTGTACAAACTAGAGAGTAAAGAGAGCATAGACGAGAACTATAATAACTTCATATTTTCAAAGTTTAGACCTGATTACCTAGATCGAATGCCACCGTACGCGAAAGATTATCAAAAGATGTTGAACGCGAACAACTTGAAGGATTTAGCGAACATCGATAAGACTGAGAATGAGAAAGATATACCCGCGGAGTTATTCAAACTGCAATGGCTGCTGTCCTGCGATTTTGTGCCTAACGAATGCTTTCACGAGGTGAAACAGTTCCTCGAGACGCAGGAAGTCGAGGGCAGCTTGTCTTTGAAAACACTGTGTATTCAGGACACGGAGGAAGTGACCGCCATGTTGATGGAGAACTGTCCCCAGGCTGTTGTACAGTATGCGAAG GACGTTTATACTAACGAGACCGAGTGGAAGTATCTGATCGATTTAACGCAAAAGAAAATTGCTGCGTCCAACATGCGAGAGGAATTGCATTGCTTGTACACGCAAATCATGAAAG AAATTCTAAATTACCTGCCGCACACACTATCGTTGGATGGTCTGCagcgtatcgtgccgaaggacGACATTATCGCATTTCAAAAGTGCACCGAAATGTGCACTCAAGTCATGCACGCGGAACAAGTCAAATCTTTGATGATGGAGACCGGACAACAACTCTTGTCGACGCTAAAATTATGA
- the Borr gene encoding borealin-related produces the protein MPRTKPARKPKEYLQAMDETDSLVKDFERQARIRLLKMEAEAKMAIKGLVNIINLTISRLPVEVRQMTLGEILNSEIDEEKENCEEVSSSVDEHLLKPPAVIRGEKATKRTTAASDDGYVTEGIATSRASRTQKPEPQNNMRRTRSSSRSKQRKLSEINQDPIKKSRKLLGKELTKADQFKTPATLRSNYNEYNLVTPKIKPNTPLNVLRRPRQGEMVLSMQGSPLLVSAVIQEEFANLNVPLANGNVISLLPKDGLRMSHIPTLDVETKRQLETLKSHIEKVISIE, from the coding sequence ATGCCGCGAACAAAACCTGCTCGAAAACCGAAAGAGTACCTGCAAGCCATGGACGAGACCGATTCATTGGTTAAAGATTTCGAGCGTCAAGCTCGTATTCGACTTTTAAAAATGGAAGCGGAGGCGAAAATGGCGATAAAAGGTCTTGTAAACATCATTAACCTTACTATATCTCGGCTTCCGGTAGAAGTACGGCAGATGACCCTCGGCGAAATACTGAACTCGGAAATcgacgaagagaaagagaattgCGAGGAAGTTTCGTCGTCTGTTGACGAACATTTGTTGAAACCACCTGCAGTAATAAGAGGAGAGAAAGCCACAAAGAGAACTACCGCTGCATCCGACGATGGGTACGTGACCGAAGGAATTGCAACGTCCCGTGCCTCGAGAACTCAAAAACCTGAGCCCCAAAACAATATGAGAAGGACACGCAGCAGTTCGAGATCCAAGCAAAGAAAGCTTAGCGAAATTAATCAAGACCCTATAAAGAAATCTAGGAAATTACTTGGTAAGGAACTCACAAAAGCTGATCAATTTAAAACTCCTGCTACACTAAGGTCAAACTACAATGAGTACAATCTTGTGACTCCAAAAATCAAACCAAATACACCGTTGAACGTTTTGAGAAGACCAAGGCAGGGGGAGATGGTCCTTAGTATGCAAGGTAGTCCCTTGTTGGTTTCTGCAGTCATTCAGGAAGAATTTGCCAATCTTAATGTACCTTTGGCCAATGGGAATGTAATCTCTCTGCTACCCAAAGATGGTCTGCGCATGTCTCACATCCCAACTCTAGATGTAGAAACCAAGCGGCAATTAGAAACCCTGAAAAGTCACATCGAGAAAGTTATTTCAATAGAATGA